The following proteins are co-located in the Sardina pilchardus chromosome 24, fSarPil1.1, whole genome shotgun sequence genome:
- the si:ch211-199g17.9 gene encoding golgin subfamily A member 6-like protein 2: MSSSAGFSLDDILMKLSLKQEIGKEPKVEDLVVKLRKLQQAKITLEEELWEMQKNKGELEQEEEALCSEAFQLDVILKEKEEAHRVLQFKCEELDQESQRKLEQNKQKEELVEQYRYRIQEASLKHRKTRMKFENQLQQLMVQHKSLFSMFTPQRLPAEILTAENATAQLLKAEKHRMEQLAQQQEELSDICNGALPRDNELLTTAV, encoded by the exons ATGAGTTCATCGGCAG GCTTCTCCCTCGATGATATCTTGATGAAATTGTCATTGAAACAAG AGATTGGAAAGGAGCCCAAAGTGGAAGATCTCGTTGTGAAATTGAGAAAACTACAGCAAG CTAAAATAACTCTGGAAGAGGAACTGTGGGAGatgcaaaaaaacaaaggagaattagaacaagaagaagaggcct TGTGCTCAGAGGCCTTTCAGCTTGATGTGATCCTTAAAGAGAAGGAAG AGGCACATAGAGTACTGCAGTTCAAATGTGAAGAACTGGACCAGGAGTCACAGAG AAAGCTGGAGCAGAACAAGCAGAAAGAGGAACTTGTGGAACAGTACCGATACCGGATACAAGAAGCCTCACTCAAACACCGCAAAACAAG GATGAAGTTTGAGAATCAACTGCAGCAGTTAATGGTTCAACACAAAAGTCTCTTCTCTATGTTT ACACCCCAGAGACTTCCAGCAGAGATCCTCACTGCAGAAAATGCTACAGCTCAGCTCCTTAAAGCTG AGAAACACAGGATGGAGCAGTTGGCTCAACAGCAGGAGGAACTGAGTGACATCTGTAATGGAGCCCTGCCTAGAGATAATGAGTTGCTTACCACAGCGGTGTGA
- the cd164l2 gene encoding CD164 sialomucin-like 2 protein, which translates to MITAQTAADDGASGDCKQMDSCDQCVSLSLNDTRCVWRICDNENNTGCVSDTEDFQDCNRLNETDMCSGTDIDIDIDIDIDTKPAPAPEFSQASFDLSSFIGGIILVLVLQAGGFFAMRFLKTKDSTYETIDQPQ; encoded by the exons ATGATCACTGCCCAAACTGCAG CAGATGATGGGGCTAGTGGAGATTGCAAGCAGATGGATTCTTGTGATCAGTGTGTGAGCCTTTCCCTCAACGACACACGATGCGTCTGGAGGATCTGTGACAATG AAAACAACACTGGGTGTGTATCTGATACTGAAGACTTTCAGGACTGCAACAGGTTAAACGAAACAGACATGTGTTCAG GcactgatattgatattgatattgatattgacatAG ACACCAAACCAGCTCCCGCTCCAGAGTTCTCCCAGGCTTCATTTGATCTGTCCAGCTTCATTGGGGGGATTATTCTTGTACTGGTGCTTCAAGCAGGAGGCTTCTTTGCTATGCGGTTCCTGAAGACAAAGGACAGCACCTATGAAACCAT AGATCAGCCCCAGTAG
- the fam83hb gene encoding protein FAM83H produces MPHRSQSSSVGENPLDPNYLPPHYREEYRLAIDALVENGMEGYYEFLQSANVVDFLCQSEVEHIKNSMHSPETQQAPSGSLPQLTYHQADQDGSSDTYWPLHSDLDAPGLDLGWPQHSFVGPTEVTTLVNPSDPEMPSIKEQARRLIKSAQQVIAVVMDVFTDIDLFADLLDAAARGVPVYILLDEQNSHYFVSMVISCKVNLELIHMMRVRTVSGVTYFCRTGKSFKGQVTDRFLLTDCRAVLSGNYSFMWSFEKIHRCIAHLFLGELVATFDEEFRILFAQSQPLVVENALVPSDGSGYMGNQFGMKRTQSLRMQRGYFRQAEMSAYSFGDRMDSGLPFRREDPYRHTLEVGAAGLQMGKYSSQQFRMQQGVVQQGRSIMASQQIERNAFKRHSYAEGTQESYSSSRLYMKQRVMGNLDEMDQQYQREKHMYQAEGCYEQLRSRALQQDQHSDSGYPPELEPPSDYDALSSDDLKSGQSHPRAGHYDRTSHKRPTAGQTYACQNSPTQIHPPRLPGAKQELEAKDPDVKQGMRDWRISSYLSAYEDAGEECLNEPLGPDAFDEVQHHSDERGFENRERPSNPHRPKLDLRPRFGKPILQERKGSKDLSTTDFESKRRSTDSLSSLGTEGETEPRELGLTKHESFRNRINPMLQRSSRLRSSLIFSSSKLETHSTSGNTEEESDLIKTSSAVAEILEKRRSLSREPFNWSKHKKTHAADSDSKVVTLTDEPNKDPKEVAKTNKEESAITSIVEESEKPAKPEAKLNMNDPESRLLYFKELAAKRKAKTVESTTDKSNQPALKKSDLLNTDTTADKLPEVKPTKTEPQTDKPLVATLKPKPSELNIEKQIKNSITQNEENPDVKKDSAGAKTLKPFPSPKFFKKDPLKSFKTSSQSRRMSGDEDMQSDATDAEKSEIKKMRSQSSSSMSRAESRESLTRHGSNTSLNTEGQKDTKALDFLKKQTQRLKGILGPKGEKKTSGTLTSDSKSMKTVPEIKEETADKNSSDNLPENHKATTKPSQSRYQSSTSNVIFSSNLRDDTKVILEQISDNRQKKKQIDAAGTDEGSGDAGLASDLEQENALKYQVKNRFSRTPTNPEERENLLKRMESMRKEKKVYSRFEMGNNLG; encoded by the exons ATGCCTCACCGGTCTCAGAGTTCGTCTGTGGGGGAGAATCCCTTGGATCCAAACTACCTCCCCCCCCACTACCGTGAGGAGTACCGGTTGGCCATTGATGCACTTGTGGAAAATGGCATGGAGGGCTACTACGAATTCCTGCAGAGCGCTAATGTGGTCGACTTCCTCTGCCAGTCAGAGGTGGAGCACATCAAGAATTCCATGCATTCACCAGAGACCCAGCAGGCCCCCAGCGGATCTTTACCCCAGCTGACGTATCACCAAGCAGACCAAGATGGCTCCTCTGACACCTACTGGCCGCTGCATTCTGACCTTGATGCACCAGGCCTTGACCTTGGCTGGCCACAGCACTCATTTGTAGGCCCTACAGAGGTCACGACCCTCGTGAACCCCTCCGATCCTGAAATGCCGAGCATCAAGGAGCAGGCACGGCGGCTCATCAAAAGTGCTCAGCAG GTCATCGCCGTGGTAATGGACGTGTTCACTGACATTGACCTCTTTGCTGATCTCCTGGATGCGGCTGCACGTGGCGTACCTGTCTACATCCTTTTAGATGAACAGAATTCTCACTATTTTGTTTCTATGGTGATCAGCTGCAAAGTTAACCTCGAGCTGATTCAT ATGATGCGTGTACGGACAGTATCAGGTGTCACATACTTCTGCCGGACAGGAAAGTCATTTAAAGGTCAGGTGACGGACCGTTTCTTACTGACTGACTGTAGAGCTGTGCTCAGTGGAAACTACAG CTTCATGTGGTCTTTTGAGAAGATCCATCGGTGCATTGCTCATCTTTTCCTGGGGGAGTTGGTAGCCACTTTTGATGAAGAGTTTCGGATTCTTTTCGCCCAATCACAGCCCTTGGTAGTGGAAAATGCACTTGTTCCTTCTGATGGCAGTGGGTACATGGGCAACCAATTTGGCATGAAAAGGACTCAGTCCCTGCGCATGCAACGTGGCTACTTTCGCCAGGCAGAGATGTCTGCGTATTCGTTTGGTGACCGCATGGATTCCGGACTGCCCTTTAGACGTGAGGATCCCTACCGTCACACATTAGAGGTCGGTGCAGCAGGCCTGCAGATGGGCAAGTACTCCTCACAGCAGTTCCGTATGCAGCAGGGCGTTGTGCAACAGGGCCGCTCCATTATGGCCTCCCAGCAGATAGAGAGGAATGCCTTCAAGAGGCACAGTTATGCTGAGGGGACACAGGAGAGCTACTCTTCCTCCCGCCTGTACATGAAACAGCGCGTCATGGGCAACCTGGACGAGATGGATCAGCAATACCAGCGGGAAAAACACATGTACCAGGCTGAGGGCTGTTACGAGCAGCTCCGCAGCCGTGCTTTACAGCAGGACCAGCACTCTGACTCAGGGTACCCACCTGAGTTGGAGCCACCGTCTGACTACGATGCCCTGTCTTCTGATGATCTCAAATCTGGACAGTCTCACCCACGTGCAGGGCACTATGACCGAACAAGCCACAAAAGACCTACAGCAGGACAGACATATGCATGCCAGAATTCCCCAACACAGATACATCCGCCAAGGCTTCCTGGGGCTAAGCAAGAGCTTGAAGCAAAGGACCCTGACGTAAAGCAAGGAATGAGGGACTGGAGAATCAGCTCCTACCTGAGTGCGTATGAGGACGCAGGGGAGGAGTGCTTAAATGAACCTCTTGGTCCAGACGCTTTTGATGAAGTCCAGCACCATTCAGATGAGAGGGGATTTGAAAATAGGGAGCGACCCAGCAACCCCCACAGGCCCAAACTGGACCTTCGTCCAAGATTTGGTAAACCTATCCTACAAGAAAGGAAAGGTTCTAAGGATCTCAGCACAACTGACTTTGAGTCCAAGAGGAGGTCAACAGATTCTCTCTCGTCTTtgggaacagagggagaaacagagccAAGGGAACTGGGCCTCACAAAACATGAATCCTTCCGGAACCGAATCAACCCAATGCTCCAAAGGAGCTCTCGTCTACGGTCTTCACTTATTTTCAGTTCTTCAAAATTAGAGACGCATAGTACCTCAGGCAATacggaggaagagagtgatCTAATAAAAACCTCCTCTGCAGTGGCTGAAATCCTTGAGAAGAGGAGATCTTTATCGAGGGAGCCCTTTAACTGGAGCAAGCACAAGAAGACACACGCTGCTGATTCAGACAGCAAAGTTGTTACACTCACTGATGAACCTAATAAAGACCCCAAAGAGgttgcaaaaacaaacaaagaggaaTCTGCCATTACATCCATAGTGGAAGAGTCAGAAAAGCCTGCAAAACCAGAGGCTAAGCTAAACATGAATGATCCTGAAAGCCGACTCCTGTACTTCAAGGAACTTGCGGCTAAACGAAAAGCAAAAACAGTTGAATCCACCACAGACAAAAGTAATCAACCAGCACTGAAAAAGTCAGATCTCCTTAACACTGACACAACTGCTGATAAACTTCCAGAAGTGAAACCCACCAAAACAGaaccacagacagacaagccTCTTGTGGCAACTTTAAAACCTAAACCTTCTGAGCTAAATATTGAGAAGCAGATCAAAAACAGTATAACACAGAACGAGGAAAACCCTGATGTAAAGAAAGATTCTGCAGGTGCAAAAACTCTGAAGCCTTTCCCCTCACCaaagttttttaaaaaggaCCCACTGAAGTCTTTTAAAACCTCCTCTCAGTCACGTCGTATGTCGGGTGATGAAGACATGCAGTCCGATGCCACGGATGCAGAAAAGAGTGAAATAAAAAAGATGCGAAGCCAGAGTTCATCTAGCATGTCTCGCGCTGAATCCCGTGAGAGTCTCACTCGCCATGGCTCCAACACCTCACTCAACACAGAGGGACAAAAAGACACCAAAGCTCTTGACTTCCttaagaaacagacacagaggctCAAGGGTATCCTTGGACCAAAGGGTGAGAAGAAGACATCAGGAACACTGACTTCAGACAGTAAGAGCATGAAAACAGTTCCAGAAATCAAAGAAGAGACCGCAGATAAAAATTCCTCTGACAATCTTCCAGAGAATCATAAGGCTACAACCAAACCAAGCCAATCTCGGTATCAATCCTCTACATCCAATGTGATCTTCAGTAGTAACCTCAGGGACGACACTAAAGTAATCCTGGAGCAAATCTCTGACAACAGACAGAAGAAAAAACAGATTGATGCAGCTGGGACTGATGAGGGCAGTGGCGACGCTGGTCTAGCGTCTGATCTGGAGCAAGAGAACGCTCTCAAATACCAGGTCAAAAACCGGTTTAGTCGGACTCCCACCAACCCCGAAGAGCGTGAAAACCTGCTGAAGAGAATGGAGAGCATgcgaaaagaaaagaaagtgtaCAGCCGTTTTGAG ATGGGGAATAACTTGGGATAG